One stretch of Ipomoea triloba cultivar NCNSP0323 chromosome 8, ASM357664v1 DNA includes these proteins:
- the LOC116027376 gene encoding uncharacterized protein LOC116027376 isoform X1: MELVSLLLQATRFAFHVLSWPSVTVVCPLYTSIRAIESDKESCYQHCLKCWVLFAIITLLEWTFAEFVLWIYYWPHVKGLAYLLLALPYSGSASFIYSRYVKPYITPDSCVHSIFLIPEMINFTFGKQNECTDAALAHIEEYEEEKWESLFNHKIESYHTLEQKSSLKEIQYEEVRENFVTFKGESDLTLNQHSKPQKVQKQWNCAVCEVSATSKNYVGKHMKGTKQNQEEELIATNKLARSAQEYREEVSARSVICETYYQPANLKNVQKEWSCPLCLVSTSGEKNLREHMQGKKHKLKEKEFKEIEAVCLKEVQSASKINAADYRVTGLLESLKLIQLTGLFNRPIKLCSWKKPDRGWIKLNTDGSVDKGHAGFGGLLRDHNGAPICAYVCKAPRVDSFMVELWGIWRGVQLASNMGIKFIWVESDSMSAVKSINREQPLYAPMASACLECIWETLTKFDKYRVSHSYRESNKAADCLSKIEVKGRDDVVLLPVDFPRCLKKMIQDDAQGKWYYRS; the protein is encoded by the exons atggAGTTGGTCAGTCTCCTCCTCCAAGCAACAAGATTCGCTTTCCACGTTCTCTCctg GCCTTCAGTGACTGTGGTGTGCCCTTT GTATACTTCAATAAGGGCTATAGAGAGTGATAAGGAATCCTGCTACCAGCACTGCCTTAAATGTTGGGTCTTGTTTGCTATAATCACTCTCCTGGAATGGACTTTTGCAGAATTTGTACTATG GATTTACTATTGGCCTCACGTAAAAGGATTAGCATATCTCTTGCTTGCTCTGCCTTATTCTGGTTCTGCTTCTTTCATCTATTCACGATATGTTAAGCCATACATCACACCAGATTCCTGCGTGCATAGCATCTTTCTTATCCCAGAAATGATAAATTTCACATTCGGCAAACAGAACGAGTGCACTGATGCAGCATTGGCACATATCGAAGAATATGAAGAGGAAAAATGGGAAAGTTTATTCAATCATAAG ATTGAATCTTATCATACTTTGGAGCAGAAATCCAGTTTAAAGGAAATTCAATATGAGGAAGTACGTGAGAATTTTGTTACTTTCAAG GGTGAATCTGATCTTACTTTGAACCAGCACAGCAAACCACAGAAAGTTCAAAAGCAATGGAACTGTGCAGTCTGTGAAGTGAGTGCAACGAGTAAGAATTATGTGGGGAAGCATATGAAGGGAACGAAACAGAATCAGGAAGAGGAACTGATTGCCACTAACAAATTAGCGAGATCAGCTCAAGAATATAGAGAGGAAGTATCAGCAAGATCGGTAATTTGTGAG ACTTATTACCAGCCAGCCAATTTGAAGAATGTTCAAAAGGAGTGGAGCTGTCCTCTGTGTCTAGTGAGCACTAGCGGTGAGAAAAACTTGAGGGAACACATGCAAGGTAAGAAGCACAAGCTGAAGGAAAAGGAATTCAAAGAAATCGAAGCAGTCTGTTTAAAAGAAGTCCAAAGTGCATCAAAAATAAATGCAGCAGATTATCGTGTGACGGGTTTACTTGAGAGTTTGAAGTTGATACAATTGACAGGCTTATTTAATCGGCCCATTAAGTTATGCAGTTGGAAAAAGCCTGATCGTGGATGGATCAAGTTGAACACAGATGGGTCTGTAGACAAGGGACACGCAGGGTTTGGTGGGTTGTTGCGTGACCACAATGGTGCGCCTATATGTGCTTATGTTTGTAAAGCTCCACGAGTTGATTCATTCATGGTCGAACTGTGGGGCATATGGAGAGGCGTCCAACTTGCCTCGAATATGGGGATTAAGTTTATATGGGTGGAGTCGGACTCGATGAGCGCTGTGAAAAGCATAAACCGAGAACAACCGTTGTACGCCCCAATGGCTAGCGCCTGCCTTGAGTGTATTTGGGAAACACTGACGAAATTTGACAAGTACCGAGTGAGTCATTCGTATAGAGAGAGTAACAAAGCAGCTGACTGTTTATCAAAGATAGAGGTAAAGGGAAGAGATGATGTTGTACTATTGCCAGTTGATTTTCCCAGATGCCTCAAGAAAATGATTCAAGATGATGCCCAGGGGAAGTGGTATTATAGATCATGA
- the LOC116027376 gene encoding uncharacterized protein LOC116027376 isoform X2 — translation MELVSLLLQATRFAFHVLSWYTSIRAIESDKESCYQHCLKCWVLFAIITLLEWTFAEFVLWIYYWPHVKGLAYLLLALPYSGSASFIYSRYVKPYITPDSCVHSIFLIPEMINFTFGKQNECTDAALAHIEEYEEEKWESLFNHKIESYHTLEQKSSLKEIQYEEVRENFVTFKGESDLTLNQHSKPQKVQKQWNCAVCEVSATSKNYVGKHMKGTKQNQEEELIATNKLARSAQEYREEVSARSVICETYYQPANLKNVQKEWSCPLCLVSTSGEKNLREHMQGKKHKLKEKEFKEIEAVCLKEVQSASKINAADYRVTGLLESLKLIQLTGLFNRPIKLCSWKKPDRGWIKLNTDGSVDKGHAGFGGLLRDHNGAPICAYVCKAPRVDSFMVELWGIWRGVQLASNMGIKFIWVESDSMSAVKSINREQPLYAPMASACLECIWETLTKFDKYRVSHSYRESNKAADCLSKIEVKGRDDVVLLPVDFPRCLKKMIQDDAQGKWYYRS, via the exons atggAGTTGGTCAGTCTCCTCCTCCAAGCAACAAGATTCGCTTTCCACGTTCTCTCctg GTATACTTCAATAAGGGCTATAGAGAGTGATAAGGAATCCTGCTACCAGCACTGCCTTAAATGTTGGGTCTTGTTTGCTATAATCACTCTCCTGGAATGGACTTTTGCAGAATTTGTACTATG GATTTACTATTGGCCTCACGTAAAAGGATTAGCATATCTCTTGCTTGCTCTGCCTTATTCTGGTTCTGCTTCTTTCATCTATTCACGATATGTTAAGCCATACATCACACCAGATTCCTGCGTGCATAGCATCTTTCTTATCCCAGAAATGATAAATTTCACATTCGGCAAACAGAACGAGTGCACTGATGCAGCATTGGCACATATCGAAGAATATGAAGAGGAAAAATGGGAAAGTTTATTCAATCATAAG ATTGAATCTTATCATACTTTGGAGCAGAAATCCAGTTTAAAGGAAATTCAATATGAGGAAGTACGTGAGAATTTTGTTACTTTCAAG GGTGAATCTGATCTTACTTTGAACCAGCACAGCAAACCACAGAAAGTTCAAAAGCAATGGAACTGTGCAGTCTGTGAAGTGAGTGCAACGAGTAAGAATTATGTGGGGAAGCATATGAAGGGAACGAAACAGAATCAGGAAGAGGAACTGATTGCCACTAACAAATTAGCGAGATCAGCTCAAGAATATAGAGAGGAAGTATCAGCAAGATCGGTAATTTGTGAG ACTTATTACCAGCCAGCCAATTTGAAGAATGTTCAAAAGGAGTGGAGCTGTCCTCTGTGTCTAGTGAGCACTAGCGGTGAGAAAAACTTGAGGGAACACATGCAAGGTAAGAAGCACAAGCTGAAGGAAAAGGAATTCAAAGAAATCGAAGCAGTCTGTTTAAAAGAAGTCCAAAGTGCATCAAAAATAAATGCAGCAGATTATCGTGTGACGGGTTTACTTGAGAGTTTGAAGTTGATACAATTGACAGGCTTATTTAATCGGCCCATTAAGTTATGCAGTTGGAAAAAGCCTGATCGTGGATGGATCAAGTTGAACACAGATGGGTCTGTAGACAAGGGACACGCAGGGTTTGGTGGGTTGTTGCGTGACCACAATGGTGCGCCTATATGTGCTTATGTTTGTAAAGCTCCACGAGTTGATTCATTCATGGTCGAACTGTGGGGCATATGGAGAGGCGTCCAACTTGCCTCGAATATGGGGATTAAGTTTATATGGGTGGAGTCGGACTCGATGAGCGCTGTGAAAAGCATAAACCGAGAACAACCGTTGTACGCCCCAATGGCTAGCGCCTGCCTTGAGTGTATTTGGGAAACACTGACGAAATTTGACAAGTACCGAGTGAGTCATTCGTATAGAGAGAGTAACAAAGCAGCTGACTGTTTATCAAAGATAGAGGTAAAGGGAAGAGATGATGTTGTACTATTGCCAGTTGATTTTCCCAGATGCCTCAAGAAAATGATTCAAGATGATGCCCAGGGGAAGTGGTATTATAGATCATGA
- the LOC116027376 gene encoding uncharacterized protein LOC116027376 isoform X3, with amino-acid sequence MELVSLLLQATRFAFHVLSWPSVTVVCPLYTSIRAIESDKESCYQHCLKCWVLFAIITLLEWTFAEFVLWIYYWPHVKGLAYLLLALPYSGSASFIYSRYVKPYITPDSCVHSIFLIPEMINFTFGKQNECTDAALAHIEEYEEEKWESLFNHKGESDLTLNQHSKPQKVQKQWNCAVCEVSATSKNYVGKHMKGTKQNQEEELIATNKLARSAQEYREEVSARSVICETYYQPANLKNVQKEWSCPLCLVSTSGEKNLREHMQGKKHKLKEKEFKEIEAVCLKEVQSASKINAADYRVTGLLESLKLIQLTGLFNRPIKLCSWKKPDRGWIKLNTDGSVDKGHAGFGGLLRDHNGAPICAYVCKAPRVDSFMVELWGIWRGVQLASNMGIKFIWVESDSMSAVKSINREQPLYAPMASACLECIWETLTKFDKYRVSHSYRESNKAADCLSKIEVKGRDDVVLLPVDFPRCLKKMIQDDAQGKWYYRS; translated from the exons atggAGTTGGTCAGTCTCCTCCTCCAAGCAACAAGATTCGCTTTCCACGTTCTCTCctg GCCTTCAGTGACTGTGGTGTGCCCTTT GTATACTTCAATAAGGGCTATAGAGAGTGATAAGGAATCCTGCTACCAGCACTGCCTTAAATGTTGGGTCTTGTTTGCTATAATCACTCTCCTGGAATGGACTTTTGCAGAATTTGTACTATG GATTTACTATTGGCCTCACGTAAAAGGATTAGCATATCTCTTGCTTGCTCTGCCTTATTCTGGTTCTGCTTCTTTCATCTATTCACGATATGTTAAGCCATACATCACACCAGATTCCTGCGTGCATAGCATCTTTCTTATCCCAGAAATGATAAATTTCACATTCGGCAAACAGAACGAGTGCACTGATGCAGCATTGGCACATATCGAAGAATATGAAGAGGAAAAATGGGAAAGTTTATTCAATCATAAG GGTGAATCTGATCTTACTTTGAACCAGCACAGCAAACCACAGAAAGTTCAAAAGCAATGGAACTGTGCAGTCTGTGAAGTGAGTGCAACGAGTAAGAATTATGTGGGGAAGCATATGAAGGGAACGAAACAGAATCAGGAAGAGGAACTGATTGCCACTAACAAATTAGCGAGATCAGCTCAAGAATATAGAGAGGAAGTATCAGCAAGATCGGTAATTTGTGAG ACTTATTACCAGCCAGCCAATTTGAAGAATGTTCAAAAGGAGTGGAGCTGTCCTCTGTGTCTAGTGAGCACTAGCGGTGAGAAAAACTTGAGGGAACACATGCAAGGTAAGAAGCACAAGCTGAAGGAAAAGGAATTCAAAGAAATCGAAGCAGTCTGTTTAAAAGAAGTCCAAAGTGCATCAAAAATAAATGCAGCAGATTATCGTGTGACGGGTTTACTTGAGAGTTTGAAGTTGATACAATTGACAGGCTTATTTAATCGGCCCATTAAGTTATGCAGTTGGAAAAAGCCTGATCGTGGATGGATCAAGTTGAACACAGATGGGTCTGTAGACAAGGGACACGCAGGGTTTGGTGGGTTGTTGCGTGACCACAATGGTGCGCCTATATGTGCTTATGTTTGTAAAGCTCCACGAGTTGATTCATTCATGGTCGAACTGTGGGGCATATGGAGAGGCGTCCAACTTGCCTCGAATATGGGGATTAAGTTTATATGGGTGGAGTCGGACTCGATGAGCGCTGTGAAAAGCATAAACCGAGAACAACCGTTGTACGCCCCAATGGCTAGCGCCTGCCTTGAGTGTATTTGGGAAACACTGACGAAATTTGACAAGTACCGAGTGAGTCATTCGTATAGAGAGAGTAACAAAGCAGCTGACTGTTTATCAAAGATAGAGGTAAAGGGAAGAGATGATGTTGTACTATTGCCAGTTGATTTTCCCAGATGCCTCAAGAAAATGATTCAAGATGATGCCCAGGGGAAGTGGTATTATAGATCATGA